The DNA region CCATACCTGTAGCCCTCACCGGCCGCGACATTCTGGCACGAGCCAAGaacggcaccggcaagacTGCCGCCTTCGTTATTCCCGTGCTCGAACGCATCAACCCCAAAGTGTCCAAGATCCAAtgcctcatcctcgtcccgACACGCGAGCTTGCCATGCAAACGTCACAGGTCTGCAAGACACTCGGAAAGCATCTCGGCATCAACGTCATGGTCACGACCGGCGGCACCGGTCtccgcgacgacatcctGCGGCTCCAAGATCCCGTCCATATTGTGGTCGGTACTCCCGGCAGGATCCTCGATCTCGCAGGCAAgaacgtcgccgacctgaGCGAGTGCCCCATGTTTGtcatggacgaggccgacaagctcctgTCGGCCGAGTTTACACCCGTCatcgagcagctgctgcagttCCACCCCAAGGACCGCCAAGTCATGCTCTTCTCCGCCACTTTCCCTCTGTCTGTCAAGGACTTTTCCGACCGCAACATGGTGAACCCCTACGAGATCAACCTCATGGACGAGCTCACCCTTCGCGGCATCACGCAGTACTACGCTTTTGTCGAGGAAAAGCAAAAGGTGCACTGCCTCAACACTCTCTTCTCCAAGCTGCAAATCAACCAGTCCATCATCTTCTGCAACTCAACCAATcgtgtcgagctgctcgccaaAAAGATCACCGAACTCGGCTACTCATGCTTCTACAGTCACGCccgcatgcagcagcaggcccgcAACCGCGTATTCCACGACTTCCGCAACGGCGTCTGCCGCAACCTCGTCTGCTCCGATCTCCTTACCCGTGGCATCGACATCCAGGCCGTCAATGTCGTCATCAACTTCGATTTCCCCAAGAACGCCGAAACCTACCTCCACCGCATCGGTCGCTCCGGCCGCTacggccacctcggcctcgccatcaacCTCATCAACTGGGATGACAGGTTCAACCTCTACAACATCGAACGGGATCTGGGCACCGAAATACAGCccatcccgcccgccatcgacaagaGCTTATACGTCTACGAGAATCCCGAGTCCATCCCCCGCCCCATCTCGAACCTCCCCAAGAacgcgcagcagcccgtGCCCTCGGCACCGCTGGGGCTGCCCCAGGCCCAACAACCGCAGGGCAACTGGCAAACTCAAAACGGACAGCACAACGGCTACAaccgcgggcgcgggcgcggccgtggcggctacaggggccgcggcggaggcggcggcggcggtggccgccctcgcggacCGCCCCGCGACGTGCAATCCTAACCTCACCCTCTCACGAGCAACGGCTGGCGGTGTTGGAGAGTGGGAGACCGGCGTTTTGGAGCACAATGTTTCTGCAGTCGCGGAGACGGACTGGAGCTGTTTCATGTTGGATTGTACATTATTCGCACTTGTTTCTTTGGCGAATGGGCGGTCGGCGTGCCGGGCTTGGTttgccgacggtggcggcgtcgtgcgaGGACACGACTACCACGTGCCTActggacgacggcctcgcggtTCTCTCTTTATTACGTCGTTTTCAGCCAGCGTTGCGTTGGCGCAAACGATGTCGAACATACCCTGGTTGGCCGTGGACCACTGCTGCCGGGCACGACGGTTTCTAGAGGAAGAAAGGCGGCGGAGGTTCGGGAGCCAGGGGCCACTGCTACTGGTCATGGCGAAGGCGGCTGCGAAAGGGGGGCGATTTGCACGCTTTTGCATTTGCAGGCGAGCAcggaagacggcgaggcgtATCAGGTTACTCGGCACCATTTTCTGCAGCTTTTGACGGGATATGAACCCGGCTGCAATCTTTGGCGGAAGACCGGACGGGCTCGCGGACAAACGATACCACTTGACGATATCAACGCGGCGGATGCCACTGACGATATTCTTAGGGTGCGGGAAACGGGCATTCGCAATAgcggagaggcggcggcgcccttgcTCTACCGACTTGGCTTGCGGCTGTGCTATTTGGAGTCGATGTATGATTCCAGTATTGCCTTGCGGCATagcggcgacgcctcggccacttggtcggcgacggggcaaGGATGTCGGGGACGAGGAACAAAAAAACAACGGAAAAAAATTTGAGGCGACCGCTAGGCGGCTGCCACTGTGAACTGGCTAGGCGGTTCGTGGACTTGAGCTCCAGGGACATGGTCTAGAGCTAgtgggtggcggctggcCTGAGCAAGTAATGGAAACCCATTTCGCCTCagctgtgtgtgtgtgtgtgtgtgtgtatgtgtgtgaCCCTGCGGTGATGCCAGTAATGCGTTGTGTTGGTGCCCTCCCTATTGTTCCCCTACGAAGGTAACGGTCGAGCGTGGATCGACTTGTTGGCGAGTCTACCAAGGAAGATACATCAGGCCTCTGCGCAAACATCACTGAGCGAGTCTAGGATCAAAGATAGTGGCCTGCCGATGGCAAGATGGACACGTGGAAGAAGAGATATGGGTATCATTCATCTATGCACAATGCCACGCCGCAGTTACGCCCAACAACGCCTGCTCTGCTCGGATGGCGAGCCTTCGCGGACTGCCTGCACCGCCTTTGCGTTTTCGACACGCTCACGCCCTACGCGGCCCCGCCGTGGCcaggtccgcggcggcctgcgccttggcctcgcgctcctggCCCCACTCGAGAATGATCCTCCGCAGCTCGAAGacaacctcgacggcgatgagcaggatgatgatgagctcgaggcgcgtGCCGTGCTGCTCGCTTGACATCTCGCGGAGGACAGTGGCAATCTCCTGCGCGTAGTCCATCTTCTGGTTGAGGGTGCGTATGCGCACATTGACGTCGAGCGCACGCCCGACCTGGTCGTAGTAGCCCTCAAGGCCCAGCTCCGCGCGGCTGTCCCAGAAGATGTCGGGCAGCGAGTCGGTCAGCTCCGAGTAGTGGttgaggcgcgcgcgcaggctCAGCAATTCGCCGGTCTTCTGCAGGATGAATCGCCGGCCCAGCGGCACGCCGGCCCCCTGCGACAGCAGCGCGGGGATGTTGCGCGTGCTCTCAAAGTACGACGTCAGCGCCGTCTCGAGCACCGCCAGCTTGGTGctgcgcgcgaggcccgACGAGAAGGCGATCTTGGCGAGCGTCGTGTCCAGCCGGTCGCCGTCCCGGTGCTCGCGCCGCGtgcccagcaccaccaggTCGCCCTTCATGGTGCtctccgcccgcgccgtgtccGTCACGAAGTCGAGGTCGTCCTCCTCGCACATCTCGGCCGGGTGCGGGTCTTCagccgcccgcagcagctggcgcgTCACCACGTCCGGGGGCAGCGACCACGTCACGATGGTCCCGGACGGGAACACAAagatgtcgccgccgttgactCCCTTGGCGTgcaccacctcgccggcgtcgaaCCCGGTGTTGTCCGGGTCGATGGCGAACCCATGCGACTGGAGAATCTCGAGCACGAGCGGCATGTTGAACGACTCGGCAATGCATGTCGCACTGATCTGGTTCGACGGGTCGCTCTCGTCGGAgccctcggccacgggcttgccatcggcgccgcgcttcgGCTGTTGCGCAATGATGGCCACTCGCCTGAGCGAGTTCTTGGTCGTCGTAGCCCGCGTGAGTTTGCGTTTCGCAGGAGCTAGGGACGCTGGTTGCTCATTCTTGACggttggcgagggcgtcggctcAGCGTTGGAGGAGTCGTCGACGCTCGACAGGAACGGGTTCGAGGTGAAGAAATGGCGCCTACGCGGGAGGCCCGCCGGGGTCGTGAGGTGGAAtgaccgcctcggccgacggcaggTCACGCTGTGTATCTGGCGAGAGACATTGCTGATGAGGGATATCCTCGGCTGAGAAGTCCTCATGGTTTGGGTGGCTGCTTGGAAGCTGTCGAGTCTAGCAGCACAAAGCTCAGAGGCCGAAAAGTGGCGGCGCGAACCCATGtggggcggcgttgagggccTTGCATGTCGACAAGCCTCAGGTGACCAGGCACGTGGCAGCAACCGGTACAGCGGCGGTGCAAGGTTGGCGATGGTCATCAACGAgacggccggggcggccgacggggctgggctgggctggctggtgccGTGGGCCGTGGCCCCTGATGATGCGCTTCATGCTCACGACGTCACAGGCATTGCTTGGCAACGTGGCGGATGAGGTGGGCGATGACTGATGTGTGATGCTCCCGCCCACCAACCTAACAAGGCCGGGCCCCAGACGGGCGTCTTACAGCAAATTGGCCCtccaagctcgaggccgccccaACCAGCGACGCCATGAGTGGCCAAACTGGGGCGCTGTAAAGTGACCACCACAAGGCACACCAGCAGGAGGCTGGGCGCTATgaaggccgccggcgactcCGCTGGAATTAGGTACCACGCAAatgtactaaggtacctaggtaggtagatGCTTCGTACAACGCTGTAAATAAGCGCGGGGCAGCCAGgggaccgccgccgtcgacgccgcccattATTATCTTCACCGTCACACTCCGCTTCGCTTTCGTCTCCCCCATCCGCTCCTCTCACCTCCCCGTCTCCCGTCCCTTGTCTTTGCCCCCCACAAATCGACCGGGCACCTCTGTCCCTGTCGTCCCGACTTTTCTTGCGTCGCCCTCCCGTcgctctcctctcctcgaTTGCCCCAACGTGGCCACATTTCGCACCCTCATCTaagccgccgccatggatcTGGACCCCAAGtacgacgactacgacttCCCGTACACCGCGGCGGAGAAGCAGGATGGCCACCCAGGCTTCCTCACGGAGCAACAAATCGCCCAGGTGCATCAGTTGCGGATGATGCTCGAGGCTGAGGGCTACACGGAGCGGCTGGACACGTTGACCATGGTACGGAGACATCACACCTGGTCTCCGCGGGCCATCTTCTGGACACGTCGCTGACGGAAGCAGCTCCGGTTCCTGCGGGCGCGCAAGTTTGACGTCGCCTTGTCCAAGCAGATGTGAGCAGGACCTCTATGTTTACGAGCCCGGCTGGAAGGAAGGCTGACCCCTAAGCAGGTTCGTCGACTGCGAGAAGTGGCGAGCCGAGACCAAGCTGGACGAGACGGTGCCGGACTGGGACTACCCCGAGAAGGCTGAGCTCGCCAAGTACTACAAGCAATTCTACCACAAAACGGACAAGGTAGGCTCTCGGTCCTTCGTGCTGTGCAATTGTGTCGTCCGCTGACCGCCATAGGACGGCCGCCCCATCTACATCGAGACGCTTGGTGGCATTGACCTGACGGCCATGTACAAGATCACATCGGCTGAACGCATGCTGACCAACCTCGCTGTCGAGTATGAACGTGTGGCGGACCCGCGCCTGCCCGCATGCTCGCGCAAGGCCgacaagctgctcgagaCGTGCTGCACCATCATGGACTTGAAGGGCGTGACCCTGACCAAGGTGCCGTCGGTCTACTCGTACGTGCGCCAGGCCTCGGTCATCTCGCAGAACTACTACCCGGAACGCCTGGGCAAGCTGTACCTGATCAACGCGCCTTGGGGCTTCTCGACCGTCTGGAGCGTCGTCAAAGGCTGGCTCGACCCCGTCACCGTGGCCAAGATCAACATCCTCGGCTCCGGCTATCAGTCCGAGCTGCTCAAGCAGGTGCCTGCCGAGAACCTACCCAAGGAGTTTGGTGGCACCTGCCAATGCGAGAGCGGCTGCGAGAACAGCGACGCCGGGCCATGGCATGACCCTCAGTGGGCCAAGCCCGCTAAGtgggagaggaagaaggacgacggcaagaccATCGAGAACACGGGCTCCGAGATCGAGAAGCCCGCTCCTGGCGCTGCTGACGCCGTCCCCACCGTGGAGGCCGGCGACAAGCAGACGGCTACCGCCTAGGTTCGCATCGATCGTAGTTCGGGTCAGGGCGTGCAGGGCATACATTCGAAAAGGGGACCAGGTGGTTAGAGGCGCGTATGGAGTAGAGGGAGAATGAATATACGTTGCGGAATCGGCCGGCGATGGCTCTCGCGCAGTCTGCCGACAGTTCTGGTGCGTAGGGTCTAACGTCTGCCATTGCCACATTCCACTGTGTAATAGATGTACTCGCGAAGAGACCGCAATCTATGGCTCAAATGAATTCGATTGGATATCTCGTCCTTTGTTACGCCTAAACGCCCAAGTGCTTGCAGTGTCCCGTATCCCTGCGCTATTTCTGTCCATCATCTACCGTCCGTGACGACGTACTTGCCAGCGaccctcgctcgctccatCTTGGCCACCACGGCGGGCATGTCCCTCTTGAGCCTGCCCAGCGCGTCCACCGCGCCCCCAAACGCAGCTTCGACAGCGTCCTGCCGCGGCAGGACGCCGATCCGCGGGCCGTgttctgcggcggcggcggcggttgaggACGCTATGCGGTGGTGTAGTAGCTCCTCGTCACGATCGAGGCCCTCGCGCACGCGAGCGGCTtgctgtgcggcggcggcagcggggaCGGAGCGCTTGAGCGCGGCgacctcctcgagcaggcgctcctcctcggcggtgcggtcggcgatgcgctgccTCTTGCGCGTGTCGAAGGGCTCGTacgccgtgtcgtcgtggtcctgcgcggcggaggcgccgccagaCACGAGGCTGTTAGGGACGGGGAGGCCGTTGATGGAGAGGttcggcgcggcgagggaaAAGGTCTTGTCGATGTACTGTATGCGCCAGGAAGGAGTCGCACGTTAGCTTGGGATGCCACATGCTTGGCCTGGCGGCTTGGCGCGTGTGGCTACATGGCACTCAAGTAacgaggaaggagggaggaaggcaggaagagaaaggaggaggagaagggaggggcagggaggaggaagagttcctaggaggaggagagggctCACCTCGTTGACGAGCGCCTCGATCTGGTTGCGCAGgcggtcctcgccgcggtcggcgccctcgacgggcgggaaagcctcgtcgatgcggtcggcggcggcacgac from Purpureocillium takamizusanense chromosome 3, complete sequence includes:
- the DHH1 gene encoding RNA helicase (EggNog:ENOG503NV8Q~COG:A), whose translation is MSDQLADQLRGTQLRFVQSSPGPPRERQLADRHSDGTPQNEDWKKNLNLPAKDNRQQTEDVTKTKGLEFENFALKRDLLMGIFEAGFEKPSPIQEEAIPVALTGRDILARAKNGTGKTAAFVIPVLERINPKVSKIQCLILVPTRELAMQTSQVCKTLGKHLGINVMVTTGGTGLRDDILRLQDPVHIVVGTPGRILDLAGKNVADLSECPMFVMDEADKLLSAEFTPVIEQLLQFHPKDRQVMLFSATFPLSVKDFSDRNMVNPYEINLMDELTLRGITQYYAFVEEKQKVHCLNTLFSKLQINQSIIFCNSTNRVELLAKKITELGYSCFYSHARMQQQARNRVFHDFRNGVCRNLVCSDLLTRGIDIQAVNVVINFDFPKNAETYLHRIGRSGRYGHLGLAINLINWDDRFNLYNIERDLGTEIQPIPPAIDKSLYVYENPESIPRPISNLPKNAQQPVPSAPLGLPQAQQPQGNWQTQNGQHNGYNRGRGRGRGGYRGRGGGGGGGGRPRGPPRDVQS
- a CDS encoding uncharacterized protein (EggNog:ENOG503NURQ~TransMembrane:1 (o442-460i)~COG:S) yields the protein MTIANLAPPLYRLLPRAWSPEACRHARPSTPPHMGSRRHFSASELCAARLDSFQAATQTMRTSQPRISLISNVSRQIHSVTCRRPRRSFHLTTPAGLPRRRHFFTSNPFLSSVDDSSNAEPTPSPTVKNEQPASLAPAKRKLTRATTTKNSLRRVAIIAQQPKRGADGKPVAEGSDESDPSNQISATCIAESFNMPLVLEILQSHGFAIDPDNTGFDAGEVVHAKGVNGGDIFVFPSGTIVTWSLPPDVVTRQLLRAAEDPHPAEMCEEDDLDFVTDTARAESTMKGDLVVLGTRREHRDGDRLDTTLAKIAFSSGLARSTKLAVLETALTSYFESTRNIPALLSQGAGVPLGRRFILQKTGELLSLRARLNHYSELTDSLPDIFWDSRAELGLEGYYDQVGRALDVNVRIRTLNQKMDYAQEIATVLREMSSEQHGTRLELIIILLIAVEVVFELRRIILEWGQEREAKAQAAADLATAGPRRA
- a CDS encoding uncharacterized protein (COG:S~EggNog:ENOG503P36R), with the translated sequence MATDPVVAQVQRKIELQAPEDLAYLLANVRRAAADRIDEAFPPVEGADRGEDRLRNQIEALVNEYIDKTFSLAAPNLSINGLPVPNSLVSGGASAAQDHDDTAYEPFDTRKRQRIADRTAEEERLLEEVAALKRSVPAAAAAQQAARVREGLDRDEELLHHRIASSTAAAAAEHGPRIGVLPRQDAVEAAFGGAVDALGRLKRDMPAVVAKMERARVAGKYVVTDGR
- the SEC14 gene encoding cytosolic factor, phosphatidylinositol/phosphatidylcholine transfer protein (EggNog:ENOG503NW62~COG:I), which produces MDLDPKYDDYDFPYTAAEKQDGHPGFLTEQQIAQVHQLRMMLEAEGYTERLDTLTMLRFLRARKFDVALSKQMFVDCEKWRAETKLDETVPDWDYPEKAELAKYYKQFYHKTDKDGRPIYIETLGGIDLTAMYKITSAERMLTNLAVEYERVADPRLPACSRKADKLLETCCTIMDLKGVTLTKVPSVYSYVRQASVISQNYYPERLGKLYLINAPWGFSTVWSVVKGWLDPVTVAKINILGSGYQSELLKQVPAENLPKEFGGTCQCESGCENSDAGPWHDPQWAKPAKWERKKDDGKTIENTGSEIEKPAPGAADAVPTVEAGDKQTATA